The sequence AGTACGTATGGAAGCTTCTTCAGCACCAGAAGGACTCAAGAACAAAGAAGCCCAGCTTGCGTCCCTGCAGAAAGAAAAAGAAGCAGCAATCTCTACGCAGGATTATGAACGCGCTGCTATTTACCGTGACCAGTCAAAGAAGCTTGAAGCAGATATTGAACAGATGAAGAAAGAATGGAAAGGCGCTGACCATGATCATCTTACTGTAACTGAAGAAGATGTTGCAGAAGTTGTTTCCAAATGGACAGGTGTTCCGCTCCAGAATCTGAAGAAGAGTGATTCCGAACGTCTGCTTCATCTGGAAGATGAACTTCATAAGAGGGTAATCGGACAGGATGATGCTGTTCATGCGGTTGCTACTGCAATCCGCCGTGCGAGAGCAGGCATGAAGGATCCGAAACGCCCGATCGGTTCTTTCCTGTTCCTCGGTTCGACCGGTGTCGGCAAAACGGAATTGGCACGTGCGCTGGCTGAGACAATGTTTGGCAGCGAAAAGAATATGATTCGTTTTGATATGTCCGAATACATGGAAAAGCATGAAGTTTCTCGTCTGGTTGGTGCACCTCCAGGATATGTCGGATATGAAGAAGGCGGTCAATTGACTGATGCCGTCAGAAAGAATCCTTACAGTGTCATTCTCTTTGATGAAGTAGAAAAAGCTCACATGGACTTCTTCAATATCCTCCTGCAGGTATTGGATGACGGCCGCTTGACGGATGGTCAGGGACGTACGGTTGATTTCACAAACTGTGTCATCATAATGACAAGCAACCTGGGATCCAATTATCTCAAGGGACACGTAAAGAAACTGGGCTTCTCTTCTGATAGTGATGATAAGAAGGATGAGGATTTCGAATCGATCAAGGAAACGATCCTTGCTGAAGTAAAGCGTACCTTCAGACCGGAATTCATCAACCGTATCGATGAAATCATTGTTTTCCATCCATTGACGGAGGAAAACCTTTCCGCCATCGTAAATCTGCTTTTGAAAGATGTAGAAAAGAAACTGGAACATTTCAATGTAAGTCTTGAAATTTCTGATTCCGCGAAGAAGCTTCTGATCAAAGATGGTACAGATATCGAGTATGGCGCCCGTCCTTTGAAGAGGGTTATCCAGAAAGAAATCGAAGATCCGGTTGCCAATCTGATTCTGGAAGATGGGTTGGAAGGCAAGTCAGTACTTCAGATCAATACGGATGACAAGAATAAATTAACTTTTACAGCTAAATAATTTCAGTTATGTAAACGTGTTATGTAAACGTATAGTATAATGGATACAGGCCGCATTGCCTGTATCCATTTTTTTATATGAGGTATTTAGCATGAGTGGGAAGAATAATAAAAACATTAAATATAAATGTTCGAACTGTGGTGCAGAAACACTAAAATGGATGGGGAGATGCCCACAATGTGGGGAATGGAATACCCTTGAAGAGAAAATTGAAGTATCTGCTCCCAAAAATATAAGAATCAGCGGAGCTGAAACTATTTCAAAGGCTCCTGTCAGCCTTTCCAAAATCAATCTGTCGAACCATAACAGGATCAAGTTGGGCCTTTCTGAAGTAGACCGGCCGCTTGGCGGTGGTGTCGTACCAGGGTCCGTAATTTTATGGGGCGGTGAGCCGGGTATAGGCAAGTCAACACTTATCCTGCAGATATGCAATGCTATGGCGAAAACAGGGAACACCGTCCTTTATTGCAGCGGTGAGGAATCAGAAGAGCAGATCAAGCTTCGGGCTGAGCGTCTTAACATCAATGGAGATGCCTGCTATATTTATTCGGGTGGAGATCTTGAGGCAATTGTCAACGAAGCCAATGAAATCAAGCCTAATATGCTTGTTATTGACTCCATCCAGACCATGTACATTTCAGATAACGATTCTCCCATGGGGAGTCCCGCTCAGATACGGGATTGTACAGCTGCTCTTGTCAGGTTTGCAAAAGCGAACAATATAACAGTCATGATCATAGGCCATGTTACTAAAGAGGGTAATTTAGCAGGGCCTCGTATTTTGGAGCATATGGTGGATGTTGTTCTTTATCTGGAAGGTGACCGAAGCTATCAGTTCAGGGTTCTGCGGACAGTAAAGAACAGATTCGGCTCTACTGCAGAGTCAGGCCTTTTTGTCATGGAAGGAAAGGGATTGATAGGGATTCAGGATCCTTCAACATATCTGTTAAGAGACAGGGCTGAAATGGTGCCCGGATCTATCGTCATGGCATGTATGGAAGGCCTCAGGCCGATATTGATTGAAATCCAGGCGCTGACAACACATTCCGTGCTGGCCATACCACGGAGGATCTCTTCAGGATATGACTATAACAGGCTTGTTATACTTCTTGCTGTTCTGGAAAAGCGCGGGCATGTTATGTTTTCTTCGGATGATGTCTATCTTAATGTTGCGGGCGGATTTAAGGTGAGGGAAACGGCAGCTGATCTTGCTGTTGCACTCTCCTTGGTTTCAATGAAGAAGGAAAAGCCCATACCATCCGGGCTGATGGCCCTTGGGGAAATCGGGCTGACGGGTGAAATACTCCCTGTTTCTCATATAGGAATCAGACTCAAGGAGGGAATAAAGATGAATTTCAAACAATTCATTCTTCCTTCCAGAAATAAAAATGAGGTATTATCCCTTGAAGAAAGTGGTAAAATTGGTCATGGCCTGGATATTCATTTTGTTGAAAAGATTACGCAGGCTCTTGATTTTTTATAATGTCTCGTTTTTTCTAGCAAGAGTAGTGTAAATCGCATGCATATTTTGGTATAATAAAAAAATACATAAAACATACATAAGAATGAACTAAACTCATAAGATTTTTGTTTCAATTTGTTTATGACACTACTTTTTTTAATTAAGAGGAAATTTTAAGATGCCGGAAAAAATACTGAGAGCAATATTTGTCTTGCTTTTCACTGTCCTCGGAATCGTTTTATCGAGGCAGGGGGAAACAGTACTTGCATTGCTGCTGCCAAACTCAGTTCTGACTGAAACTATTTTAGGAATCACATTTATGTCGCTGGCTGCCATGCTGGTCGGCGGTATATTCGGGGCTATTATCGGGAGCTTTATTTCGCCATACCTGATCAAGAGCCTCTTTATGTTCACATCAACAGTAGAAAAATCGCTTTCAGCCATGTCCACGCAGGATCTCATTGCAGGGACTCTGGGGCTGTTTTTGGGTCTCATTATTGCAAACCTTGTCGGACTGGCCTTTGGGAGTGTTCCCTATATCGGACCATATGTCTCAGTAGCTCTGAGTATCATCCTCGGCTATCTTGGTATGCACCTGGTAGTCAGTAAAAAAAGTGAATTGGCAGGCTGGCTGCATTTGCATGCAGAAGGATCTTTTGATAAGAAAAAGAATAAAGATCATCATACAGGCAAGTTATTGGATACAAACGTAATCATAGATGGACGTGTAGCAGACATTTACAGATCAGGATTTCTTGAAGGGCCGATCATCGTCCCTGTTTTTGTCTTGGAAGAGCTGCAGAAGATTGCTGACAGTTCTGATATTCTGAAGAGAAACCGTGGACGCAGGGGACTCGACATACTCAATCATATGAGAAAGAACAGCAAAGATGATGTGATCATCGTAACAAATGATTTTGAGGATATTTCTGAAGTCGATTCCAAACTTGTGAAGCTGGCACGTGAGAAAAATTATAAAATAGTCACTAATGACTATAATTTGAATAAGGTAGCTGAGCTGCAGGGCGTTGCTGTTCTGAACATTAATGATCTGGCAATAGCCGTGAAACCTGCTGTAATTCCGGGCGAGCAGATTTTTGTCCAATTGGTCAAGAGCGGCAAGGAAGAAGGACAAGGCGTTGCCTATCTTGAAGATGGCACAATGATCGTTGTTGAAAACGGGAGCCAGTGCATAGGAAAAGAGGTTCCGGTCATCATTACATCTGTATTACAAACTTCCGCCGGAAAAATGATATTTGCAAAATTGGAAAGTGACGAATGAATAGTTTGATCTTAGTTGCTGCAGGTAAAGGTACCAGAATGAATGCAGCAAAAAATAAACTGTTTTTGGAATACCAAGGACATCCCTTAATTTATTACACACTGAAAAATATTCAGAAGAGCAGGCTGCTTTCTGAATTGATTATTGTAGTTCGCAAGGAAGAACTCAGCATTTTTCTCCCCTTAGTCGAATCTCTCAATTTCAAGATTCCTGTGAAATTTGCATCAGGCGGAGCCAAAAGAATTGATTCAGTTAGAAATGGTCTGGCACAGGTGTCTGATCATTCAGAAAAAGTACTGGTCCATGACGGGGCAAGACCTTTCGTGGATGGAGAAATAATCGATCTCGCGTTCATTTCTATTGATTCCCGTCATCCTGCCGTTATGGTTGGATTACCCTGCGTTGACACGATGAAGGCTGTGTCATATGACACTATAGTAAAGACGCTGGATCGTTCCAATTTGATCAGGGCACAAACTCCGCAGGGCGCTTATACAGATATTTTCCAAAGGGCAGTATCTTCTTTGGAAAATGACAGCACCATTACAGATGATGCTTCCATTTTGGAAAATGCAGGCATAAAGGTCAGCGTAGTGCCCGGGAAAGAATCATATTTTAAGGTAACAACACCAGAAGATTGGGATCGATTCAAGACAATGATGAATAAAGATAATGCATTTTGCCGTATAGGGCAGGGGTATGACATTCACCAGATGGATGAATCATCACCGCTTATCATCGGTGGTGTCAAAATAAGAGATCATCATGGATTAAAGGGGCATTCTGATGCGGATGTTCTGATACATGCCATTATAGATGCTCTGCTAGGTGCCGCTGGGCTGCGGGATATTGGGTATTATTTCCCTGATACTGATGACAGGTATAAGGGGATTTCCAGTTTGAAACTGCTTGAGAATGTCGGTAAAATGATAACTGAATCTGGTTTCCTGATTGGAAATATAGATACGACTGTTATTGCTGAGAAACCTAATCTGGCAGGATATATTGATGCTATGAAGGCTAACATTGCCGGTGTATTGGATATCCCGGTTTCCAAATTGGGGATTAAGGCAAAAACAAATGAAAAATTAGATGCAGCAGGCAGAGAAGAAGGAATTGCGTCTTTTGCATCTGCGATATTATTTAGGAGGGATTTTTAA is a genomic window of Veillonellaceae bacterium containing:
- a CDS encoding ATP-dependent Clp protease ATP-binding subunit, whose product is MEDRYTDGVKNAWKFAAQEAAKLGSDYIGTEHLLIGIAHEGDSAGGKILNSLGITVGTLEELLSGSRNTSLFRRSELYVAPRTKRVLEMAVEEANELGNSYVGTEHLLLAILHEGGGLAVRILEQLGVTEDKLQKAFEDVLSEDNSKGDQSASLGDLSDFAIDLNERAKQGKIDPVIGREEEINRVIQILSRRNKNNPVLIGEPGVGKTAIAEGLAQRIVNNDVPEILKNCHIISLNMAAVVAGTKYRGEFEERLKKVLDTVKQHSDWILFIDELHTLVGAGSSEGSMDAANIMKPALARGELHCIGATTLKEYKKYIEKDAALERRFQPVKVGEPNPADTLRILEGLRDRYEAFHKAKITDEALKAAVELSGRYITDRFQPDKSIDVIDEAAAKVRMEASSAPEGLKNKEAQLASLQKEKEAAISTQDYERAAIYRDQSKKLEADIEQMKKEWKGADHDHLTVTEEDVAEVVSKWTGVPLQNLKKSDSERLLHLEDELHKRVIGQDDAVHAVATAIRRARAGMKDPKRPIGSFLFLGSTGVGKTELARALAETMFGSEKNMIRFDMSEYMEKHEVSRLVGAPPGYVGYEEGGQLTDAVRKNPYSVILFDEVEKAHMDFFNILLQVLDDGRLTDGQGRTVDFTNCVIIMTSNLGSNYLKGHVKKLGFSSDSDDKKDEDFESIKETILAEVKRTFRPEFINRIDEIIVFHPLTEENLSAIVNLLLKDVEKKLEHFNVSLEISDSAKKLLIKDGTDIEYGARPLKRVIQKEIEDPVANLILEDGLEGKSVLQINTDDKNKLTFTAK
- the radA gene encoding DNA repair protein RadA, with amino-acid sequence MSGKNNKNIKYKCSNCGAETLKWMGRCPQCGEWNTLEEKIEVSAPKNIRISGAETISKAPVSLSKINLSNHNRIKLGLSEVDRPLGGGVVPGSVILWGGEPGIGKSTLILQICNAMAKTGNTVLYCSGEESEEQIKLRAERLNINGDACYIYSGGDLEAIVNEANEIKPNMLVIDSIQTMYISDNDSPMGSPAQIRDCTAALVRFAKANNITVMIIGHVTKEGNLAGPRILEHMVDVVLYLEGDRSYQFRVLRTVKNRFGSTAESGLFVMEGKGLIGIQDPSTYLLRDRAEMVPGSIVMACMEGLRPILIEIQALTTHSVLAIPRRISSGYDYNRLVILLAVLEKRGHVMFSSDDVYLNVAGGFKVRETAADLAVALSLVSMKKEKPIPSGLMALGEIGLTGEILPVSHIGIRLKEGIKMNFKQFILPSRNKNEVLSLEESGKIGHGLDIHFVEKITQALDFL
- a CDS encoding PIN domain-containing protein, encoding MPEKILRAIFVLLFTVLGIVLSRQGETVLALLLPNSVLTETILGITFMSLAAMLVGGIFGAIIGSFISPYLIKSLFMFTSTVEKSLSAMSTQDLIAGTLGLFLGLIIANLVGLAFGSVPYIGPYVSVALSIILGYLGMHLVVSKKSELAGWLHLHAEGSFDKKKNKDHHTGKLLDTNVIIDGRVADIYRSGFLEGPIIVPVFVLEELQKIADSSDILKRNRGRRGLDILNHMRKNSKDDVIIVTNDFEDISEVDSKLVKLAREKNYKIVTNDYNLNKVAELQGVAVLNINDLAIAVKPAVIPGEQIFVQLVKSGKEEGQGVAYLEDGTMIVVENGSQCIGKEVPVIITSVLQTSAGKMIFAKLESDE
- the ispD gene encoding 2-C-methyl-D-erythritol 4-phosphate cytidylyltransferase — translated: MNSLILVAAGKGTRMNAAKNKLFLEYQGHPLIYYTLKNIQKSRLLSELIIVVRKEELSIFLPLVESLNFKIPVKFASGGAKRIDSVRNGLAQVSDHSEKVLVHDGARPFVDGEIIDLAFISIDSRHPAVMVGLPCVDTMKAVSYDTIVKTLDRSNLIRAQTPQGAYTDIFQRAVSSLENDSTITDDASILENAGIKVSVVPGKESYFKVTTPEDWDRFKTMMNKDNAFCRIGQGYDIHQMDESSPLIIGGVKIRDHHGLKGHSDADVLIHAIIDALLGAAGLRDIGYYFPDTDDRYKGISSLKLLENVGKMITESGFLIGNIDTTVIAEKPNLAGYIDAMKANIAGVLDIPVSKLGIKAKTNEKLDAAGREEGIASFASAILFRRDF